The nucleotide sequence ATCGGCCAGGTCGAAAGGGGTGAGATCGAGGGCCGGATCGTCTTTGATCTTCGCTGAAGGCAGCCAGCCGTTGAAGCCGGCCGCTGCAGTCTTGCTATCGCTGCCAGAGGAGGCTGCGGCGGCGGCACGGGGAACGGGGGCGGCGTCGGCTCGGGCGGCGGTAGCGGTTCGGGCGGCGGTAGCGGTTCGGGCGGGGGTAGCGGTTCGGGCGGTGGGGTCGGCTCCGGCGGTGGGTTAGGTGGCGTCGGAGTCATGCGGCGGGCCTTTGCGTCCCGTGGAGGTGATCCAGGAACCAGCTCCTCGCCAGATCGGAGGCTTCGCCGAGTGTTCCGGGCTCCTCGAACAGGTGGGTGGCGCCCGGCACGACTGCGAGACGGTTCTCGCATGCCAGCCGGGACTGGGCATCCCGGTTGAGGCGGAGAACCTCAGTGTCGCTGCCTCCCACGATGAGAAGCGTGGGAGCACGAACCAGGCCCAAACGCGAGCCGGCCAGGTCTGGCCGGCCTCCGCGCGACACCACGGCGGCGATCTCCGTACCGGGCTGGGCCGCGGCCCACAAAGCGGCGGCGGCACCGGTGCTCGCTCCGAAGTACCCGATCGGAAGCCGATCGGTATCTGGATGATCTCGCACCCAGGCGGTTGCTTCGACGAGACGCCCGGCCAACAGTTCGATGTCGAACACGTTGCGCCGGTCGGCCTCCTCCGACACCGTGAGCAGGTCGAAGAGCAACGTAGCCAGCCGCGCTTGGTTGAGCCGGGCTGCGACGAACCGGTTGCGAGGGCTGTGGCGGCTGCTGCCGCTGCCGTGAGCGAAGACCACGATGCCGGCAGGGTCGTCCGGCATGGTGAGATCGCCTTGTAGGGTCACGTTCCCGGTGTCGATGTCGACGCTGGACGTTGTCTCGACGAGGGGGGCGCCGGCCTGGTGGCTGCTGCGATCGCCGGGTCCGGCTTGCGCTGCCTTCTCCAGCAACTCGACGACTTCGTGGTCGGACGTTTGACTGAAGTCTCTGTACCACTGGCCCACTGCCCAGAGGTCGTGCGGGGTTTGCAGACATACCACTTCTGCCTCGTGACTCAGGTCGGCCACGGCCTCGGGACTGGCGACCGGGACCGCCAGGATGACCCGCTCGGCACCTCGGGCTTTGGCCGCTCGGCACGCGGCGCGGGCGGTGGAACCGGTGGCCATCCCGTCGTCGACGACCACCGCGATGCGGCCTTGGAGTGGGACGGCAGGCCGGCCGCGACGCAGGACATCGGCCCGCTGAACCACCGCTCCGCTTTCTCTCTCCGCGACGGCGGACAGCTCGGTCGTGCTGATGTCAGCCATGCGGACCACCTGGTCGTTGATGACCCGCACGCCCCCCTCGGCTACGGCCCCCATTCCGAGCTCGGGCTGGAACGGCACGCCCAGCTTGCGAACCACGATCACGTCCAGTGGGGCGTGCAAGGCCGAGGCTACCTGGAAGGCGACCGGCACCCCGCCGCGGGGGAGGCCCAGTACGACGACGTCCTGGCCTTGAAGGAACATCAGCTGATCGGCAAGTCGCCGTCCGGCATCGACCCGGTTGCGAAAAGCCACGGCAAGCCTCCTTCCTCACCCTCCTGATCTTCCGCCTCCTTCCCGGCGATTGCCAGAGGCAAAAGTCAGGGAATTTGCACGGGCAGCCCTCCGAACCGGCGGTACGCCATCCAGAGGGGTCTTTTGGCCCTGGATCCTCGGGGCCCTCGCCGCACATCCTGGAATCCGTACGAATTGTCGCGTAACGGTCCGAGGAAGGTCGGCGAGGTGTCGTTTGCCGGGTTGATATTGCACAACATCACGGTGAGGAAACTGCGCCTGGCGCTCACGGCCCTGGCCGTCGCCATCGGTGTTCTCACGGTGGTGTCGCTTGGTGTCGTCACCCACAGCCTGGAGTCCAGCGACCTCGCGTTGCTCAAGACCGGGCAAGCGGATTTCACGATCGCCCAGAAGGGTGTCGCGGACCTGCTCTCCAGCAGCATCGACGGCGCGTCTGTCGCGCGTGTGAAGTTGGTGCCCGGTGTGGCCGGCGTGACGGGCGTGTTGATAGGCACGGCAAAGCTCAACTCCGACAACCCGCAGTTCCTGGAGATCGGGATCAACCCGTCGCAGCTCAGCGCCTTCGGCGTCACGGTCGTGGCGGGAAGTCCGTTCCAGGCGCAGGCGGCGAACCAGCTGATGTTGGGATGGAAGGCCGCGCAGAGTCTCGGGCTGCACGTGGGTGACACCATCACCCTTGACAAGAACGTCTTCAAAGTGGTCGGCATCTACTCGACGGGGCAGTCCCTCGGGGACACGGGCGCGATGCTCCCGTTGGCGTGGTTCCAGACCTACCAGCGCCAACCAGACCAGTACACCCTGCTTTTCGTGCAGATCGCGCCGGGAAGCTCGGTGACGGCTGTGCAGAGCCGGGTTGACCGTGAATTCCCGCAGCTCGTGTCGATACGGACCCTCCAGCAGTTCGGCAGGGCGGATCGCAGCCTCTCGCTGATCCTGGCTGCTGATCGGGGAGCCACGGTGCTCGCAGTAATCATCGGGGCGATCGTGGTGATGAGCGCCATGACGATGAGCTTCATCGAACGAACCCGCGAATTCGGGGTGCTCAGCGCTCTGGGATGGACCCGCCGCAGGGTCGGCAGCATGATCATGTCGGAGGCGCTGTTGATCGGGCTGATCGGCGTGGCCGGTGGGCTCGCGCTTGCGGTGCTGGCCGTCCTGGGAATCCAGCATCTGCCGAGCTTGAGGGGCGTGCTGCACCCGGACTACACGGTCGGGGTGTTCGGCCGGGCTCTGTACACCGCCGCTGCCATGGTCGTCCTCGGTGGGCTCGCCCCGGCTTTCCGTGCCGCTTTGTCGAGGCCATTGGAGGCGCTTCGCCATGAGTGATCTGCGTACGCAGGCGTCCCAGCGATCAGCCGAAGGTGCCGCGCTCGGCGATGGCTCACTCGGGACCCCAGCGGTGGAGATGTCGCAGGTGTGCAAGTACTTCGACGGTGGGCTGGTGAAGGCGCTCGACGGGCTGACGCTGCGGGTCGAACGCGGCGAGTGCGTTGCGGTCACAGGACCTTCCGGCTGCGGGAAATCGACCATGCTCCATCTGATTGCCGCGCTCGACAGCCCGACCTCCGGAACGATCCGGGTCAGCGGCATCGACCTGTCGGAGGAGCGCGACCTGGCCGGATACCGCCGAGGGCACCTGGGTCTGGTGTTCCAGCTGCACAACCTTCTCCCTCAGCTCAGCGCGCGGCAGAACGTAGAGGTCGCGATGTTCGGAACCGGCATGAACCGGCATCAGCGCTCCGCTCGTGCCCGGCTCTTGCTGGCGGACGTGGATCTGGAGGGGATGGAGTCGAGACCCCCTACGAGACTTTCGGGCGGGGAGCGCCAGCGGGTCGCGATAGCGAGGGCGCTGTCCAACGAACCCGACCTGTTGCTAGCCGACGAACCGACCGGAAACCTCGACGAGCGTTCCGTCGACCGCGTTCTCGACATGTTCCGCCGGCTGCGTTCCGAGAGGCCTGCCATGACGATGATCATCGTCACCCACGATCCCCGCGTCGCTGCCTCCGCCGACCGGACGGTCCGCCTCCGGGATGGGCGGGTCGACCAGCACTCAGCTATCTGAACCGGGGAGGGGCCCGGTCCGAGAGGATCAGGTTCGAACCTTTCAGCCCGATGTCAGGGCGATCAGCGCCCGGTGGACGTCCTGCGACGCCTCGCCCAGGACCACAGAATCCTCGCTGCCATGGCTGACGGCGTCTGTCCACAGCTCGTCCAGTTCCATGCCTGCCTGCTCCAACGAGTCGACGATCGAACTCATGTTCAACCGATCGTGCCTGCTATCACGAGATGTCTGCAGCATGAGGTGACGTTAGTCATGCCCCAGGTTGGACCGGTAGGGTCGAAAGTCCTTATACGAGTGGCTGGTGGCCGAGCGAGGCCAACGGTCGATTCCCTCATGCGACGGGGCTTCGTGCCACGAGATAGGAGACGCACCCTTCGAGGGTCGAAAGCTGCGGGTAGTCGCGTTCGGGGATCTCGATGCTGGTCGCCTCGTTGAGACCGGTGACGAAGTTGAGGAAGTCGATCGAGTCCAGATCGAGCGCCTCCTGGAGCGTCTCGCCTGACATCACCTGTGCCAGATCGGCTTCTGGGGCGACCTGCCGTAACGTCTCGCTGATCAAGGTGCGGGCTTCGTCGGTGTTCATAGTTTCTCTGGCTCCTGCAGCAGGCGATCTATTTGGGCGAGGAAGCGACCCCCACGGTGCCCGTCGCTCACGCGGTGGTCGGCGGACAGGGTCGCGGTGAGGCAGGGACGGACGCCGAGGAGCCCGTCCTTGGCGACGGGACGTTCGGTGACCGCTCCGAATCCGACAACGGCGACCTGGGGTGGGTAGATCACGCCGAAGACGGATTCCACTCCCAGGTCGCCGAGGTTGCTGACGGTGATCGTCGGGTCGCTCATCTCCGAGCTTCGGAGCACCCCGGCGCGGGCGCGGCGGACGAGGTCGTTGAGCTTCAACATCAGCTCGTCGAGGCTGAGCCGGTTCGCGTCGTGGATTGCGGGTGCTATCACTCCGCCGGCGCGCAGGGAGATCGCGACGCCTACGTGGACCGCCTCGCTCGCCAGGAACTCGCCATCGGTGAAGAACCCGTTCACTTCTGGGGCCTTCGCCACGGCCAAAGCGGTTGCTTTGATGAGCAGGACCGGCAGCACGAGCCGGTCTCGCACACTGCGGGACAGGTTCGCCTTCTCCAGCCACGCGGTGGCTGCGCCCGCGTCGACCGTCGTGCTCAGGTAGTAGTGGGGTATTTCCCGCTTGGAGCGCGCCATCAGCGCGCCGATCGCCCTGCGGAGACTCTCCTGCCGCGCGGAGCCCGACGAGCGGGAAGGCGCCACGACTTTGGATGTCGGGACTCGCGCCTCGCGCAGGTCGCGCTCGACGACCGCTCCACCGGGCCCCGTTCCTGTCAAGCCGTTCAGATCGATTCCGAGCTCACCGGCGACGCGCCGCGCCAGGGGAGAAGCGCGCGTGGGCGCGTGCGGCGGCGCCTGCGCCGCCCGTTCCACGTCGGCTCTCGTCACCTCTCCTCCGGGACCGCTCGCGGCGACCCCAGCCAGGTCCACGCCGAGTTGCTCGGCGAGGTGGCGGATCACCGGCGAGTGCGACATCGGTGCCCTCCGAGGCTCGGGTCCGGCCAGTGTGATCTCGGGTCCGGGCAGTGTGATCTCGGGATGCTCGGGGACGGGGCTCGGAGCGGCTTCTATCGGGGCGGCGGGTACAGGCGCCAAGCCCGCGGCAGGAACCGCGGCGGTGCCGGGCGCGCTCACCCGGGCGAGGACGCTCCCTACAGGGACGTTCTCGCCTTCCTTGACGACCAGTTCTCCGACGACTCCGTTCTCGAATATCTCGATCTCGATCGTCGACTTCTCGGTGTCGACGACCGCGACGATGTCACCCCGATGGACCGGGTCCCCGGGCTTCACCAGCCACTGCGTCAGGGTGCCGCTCTCCATGTCGGCCCCCAGGGAGGGCATCGTGAAGTCGCCCACTCATCCTCCCATCCGCCGTACCGCCGCCACGACCTGCTCGGCCTGGGGGAGCGCTGCATCCTCCATGTGCTTCGAGTAGGGCATCGGTACTTCCGCCGAGCACACCCGTGCCACCGGGGCATCCAGGTCGTAGAACACCTCTTCCGTTATGCGAGCGGACAGCTCTGCCGAGAGGCTGCCGCTGCGCCATCCTTCGTCCACCACGACGGCCCTGTGCGTGCGCGACACCGAACCGAGGACCGTCGCGTCGTCCAAAGGCCGCAGGCAACGCAGGTCGATCACCTCCGCACCCACACCGTCGCCGGCCAGCGACTGGGCTGCTACCAGGGCGGTGTCGAGGGTGCCGCCGTACGCGATCAGCGTGACGTCGTCGCCTTGCCGGCGCACCTTCGCAGACGAGATGTCGACCGGCTGCGGATCTTCGGCGAGGTCGCCGTGCGCGTTATAGAGGTTGCCGTGCTCGAAGATGATCACCGGGTCCGGGTCGCAAAGTGCGGGCCAGAGCATCCCTCTCGCGTCCTCGACGGTGGCGGGGGCGAGGATGCGCAGGCCCGGGATGTGCGTGTACCAACCTTCGAGGCTGTGGGAGTGCTGTGCGGCGAGCTGCCGTCCGGCGCCTGTGGTCATCCGGATCACGAGCGGGACGTTGAACTGTCCGCCCGACATGTACAGGAGGGTGGCGGCGTTGTTGACGATCTGGTCCAGGGCAAGGAGGCTGAAGTTGACCGTCATGATCTCCACGATCGGTCGCATCCCGCCGAGCGCGGCCCCGATACCTGCGCCGACGAACGCGGATTCCGACAGAGGGGTGTCACGGATGCGATCCGGCCCGAAGTCCTCGAGCAGCCCGAGGCTCACGGCGAAGCTGCCGCCGTAACGCCCGACGTCCTCACCCATCAGGAAGACCCGCTCGTCGCGCTCGAGTGCATCGCGCAGCCCTTCGCGCGCCGCCTCGCGGTAGCTGATCGTCCTCATGGCACTCCCGCCCCTCGATCTGGCTCCGACGTCACCCATCGCCGCAGATCCGCGACGTCCTCCAGCGTCCCGCTATCAGCGAACGCGACCGCGTCGTCTACCTCGGCGGCCACGTCGGCCTCGATCAGTTCGAGGGCGTCGCTGCTCAGGAGCCCTTCTTCGGACAGCCGCGCGGACAGGGTGGTGATCGGGTCGCGTTCCTCCCAGCGCTTGATCTCCGTCTTTTCCCGGTAGCGGTCGGGGTCGTACATGGAGTGGGCCCTGAACCGGTAGGTCCGCAGCTCCAGGAAGTGCGGGCCACCTCCGCTCCGGACGGTCTCGGCGGCGCTGCGCGCAGCGGACTCCACGGCCAGCACGTCCATCCCGTCGACCTCCCACGCCGGGATCCGGTAGCTGGCTGCCTTGAGCGAAAGGTCGGTCTCCGACTCCGAACGATCCAACGCCGTCCCCATCGCGTAGAGGTTGTTCTCGCAGCAGAAAAGCACGGGTAGGTGCCACAGAGCGGCCAGATTCATGGACTCGTGGAACTCGCCTTCGGCGACCGCGCCGTCGCCGAAGAAGCACGCCGTCACCCGCTGGTCGCCGCGTAGGTGATCGGCCAGCGCCAGTCCCACCGCTACCGGAAGGCCGCCAGCGACGATCGCGTTGCCACCGTAGAAGCGCGTCGAGGCGTCGAAGATGTGCATCGAACCGCCGCGCCCCCTGCACGTGCCTTCGAGTTTGCCTTCGAGCTCGGCCATCGTCGCACGCATCGAAATCCCCCGCGCGAGAGCATGACCGTGCTCCCGGTAGGTGGACACGATCGAGTCCGACGGCAGAAGAGCCTCCATGACACCGACGGCACACGCCTCTTCGCCGATGCCCAGGTGCAGGAACCCGCGGATCTTCGTGTGGCTGTACAGCTCCACGCATCGCTCCTCGAAGCGCCGGATGCGCAGCATCTCCCGGAGCAGATGCACTCGGCGATCGCCATCTGGGATGGTCGCGGTCGCGGCCACCGCGGCGATGGGAGCTTCGCCGGGCATGGCCGGATCCAGTCGCGTTGCACTTCTGTCGTTGGTCTGGCTCATCGCTGCGGCTCCAGAGTCGAGATGTCTCCCTCGGGTAGCCCGAGCTCCCGGGCCTTGAGGAGGCGGCGCATGATCTTCCCGCTCTTGGTGTGCGGAAGGTTCTGGTCGAACGTGATCTCGCGGGGGGCCACGGCGGCGCCCAGGCGTCGCCGGCCGAACCCGAGTATCTCCAACCTCAGCTCCTCGGTCGGCTGGTAACCGGTTCCCAGGGACACGAACGCCTTGACGACTTCGCCGACGAGGGGGTCCGGTTTGCCGATCACACCCGCTTCGGCCACCGCGGGATGCTCCATCAGCGCTGACTCCACCTCGAAAGGACCGATGAGGTGACCGGCCGACTTGATCACGTCGTCGCCACGGCCTACGAACCAGAAGTAGCCGTCCCCGTCGCGGCGGGCCAGGTCGCCGCTCAGGTACCAGCCGCCGGCGAAGCAGGAGCGGTAGCGATCCTCGTCGCCCAGGTATCCCCGGAACATGGAGGGCCAGCCGGGGCGCAAAGCCAGTTCGCCGTCCTGGCCGGTCATGGCCTCAACGGCAGCGCCGGCCGCATCGAGCACGACGTCGCCTCGCTCGTCGCGCATGAGCACCGTGGCTTCTATCCCCGGCAGAGGGCGGCCCATAGAACCGGGCCGGATGTCCATGCAGGGGTAGTTGGCGACCATGATCCCGCCCGTCTCGGTCTGCCACCAGTTGTCATGGATGGGAAGCCCGAGCGCCTCCTGACCCCAGACGACGACCTCTGGGTTGAGCGGCTCACCGACGCTCGCCACGAATCGCAAGCGGCTCAGGTCGTGTGCCTTCGCCGACTCCGGCCCGGCTTGCATCAACCACCGCAGAGCCGTGGGGGCCGTGTACCAAACGGAGACCTGCTCGGATGCGAGCACCTGGTACCAGCGGTCGGCATCGAAGTCACCCTCGTCGACGATGCTCGTCACGCCGTGCACCAGCGGAGCGATGATCCCGTAGGACATGCCGGTCACCCACCCCGGATCCGCCGTGCACCAGAACACGTCTTCGGCATGGAGGTCCAGAGCGATCCGCCCGGTGGCGTAGTGGGATACAACCGCATCGTGCACATGGATCGCGGCCTTCGGGGTTCCGGTGGTGCCGCTGGTGAAGTGAAGCAACGCCATGTCCTCAGGGCTGGTAGCGCCGATCTCGTACTTGTCGCTTGCTGCGGCGAGCAGATCGTCGAGTCGCAATGTCTCCGGTGGCGGCTCATCGATCGGAGATCCGTCACCGCCGGCGAGCACGACGCGCAGCCCGGGAATTTGATCTCTTATCGGGGCCACCTTCCGGTGATACAGCGCCGGTGTGGTCACGAGGATCGCTGCGCCACCGAGCACCAGGCGTTGACGGATCGGTTCGGGGCCGAAGGCGGGGAAGAGCGCGCAGGCCACCGAGCGGTGCTTGAGGGTGCCGAGGATCGTGAGATACAGGTCGAGTCCTCTCGGCAGCAGGGCGAAAACGCGCGCTCCTGGCTCGACTTCGATCGCGTCCAAGGAGTTGGCGAACCGGTTCGACAGGTCCGCCAATTGCCCGAAGGTCACGTCCCGTGCACCGCCGTGCCGGCCGCGGCAACGCAGCGCCACCTTGTCCCCGATGGGTCCCGATGCGTGACGGTCGACTGCTTCGTAGGCAATGTTGAGCCCGCGCCCACCGGGCAGGCCGTCGAGCGATCGGCGCGCCGACTCCCAGGTGAAGTCGCGGCGCTCCACGTCGTAGTCGGTCATGTTCGGTGCCACCCCGCCGGGCGGGATCGTCTTGTGGACCGTCATCCAAGGCACCGGCAACGTCCTTTCTCGAAGCCCCGACTCAGAAACTGGTCGTGGCCCACCCGTCCGAACGCTAAGGGTGGGTCGTTCGGTCCTCCCAGGGGCGAAAGTCACCTCTTGGCGGGTTGAGGGGTCAGCCCGTGCTCGCGGGCGAGCCGCTGAAGGATCTCCACGACGATCGGTTCGCCGGAACTGCGGGGGATCCGCTCGACGGTGGAGTCACCCTCGTCCACCGCGTCGGGCACCACGATGCAGACGGGGACCGAGGGGCGCGCTGACCGGTGGGCCTCGAGGAGAGCCGCGCCCTGCTCGCCCGGCACAGCGTCGACCACCAGGTCGGCGCCTTCGAACAGCGGGCAGGTCTCTCCCCGCAGGGCCGGGCAGCAATCCCAGCCGCCCTGCGGTCCGGGGCAGGTCAGAACCTCGAATCCCGCTTCCCGCACTGCATTCTCAGCGCGCCAGTGACCCCCCGGGACCTCCACGAGCACCCTCGGCTGCTGGTGAACCGGGGGCCAGCTGGGCATCTTTCCGCGTGTCGCGATCGCAACATGAGCTATCGCCGGATCGGCGTAGTCGACGTGAACCAGACCACGGTGGCGCAGCACTGACAGCATCTGGTGGTTCGTCACCATCACCTGGGCCTCGAGGTTCGGGATCCCGCGAGCGGCCGCTTCCTCGGTCAGGGCATCGAGCAGGTACGGCCCCAGCCAGCCCCGGGCATCATGGGCGACGGTGATTCCCAGCTCACCGTTGCCGTTCGGCAACATCCCGTAACTGGCCTCTCCCACCAGCTGGGGCGCCGCCTCCGGACCTTCGATGACCGCCACCAGCCCGAACCCTCCCCGCTGTTCTATTCGCGTCATCTGCTCCACGAACGACTTGGGCGGGCCGTGACCCGTGAAGAACCGCAGGTAGCGGTCGTTTTCGCTCAGAGATCTGTAGAGCGAGACGAGACCGGGTCGGTCGCTGGGCCGGATGGCCCGGATCGTCAGGACCCTGGATAGCGGGAGCTCGACGCTTCGGTGCACCGTTCGCTTGGCCGGATCTTCCGATGAAGGCACGCCTCGATCATCGGGCTCGGGCCGTCGGTAGAAACAGAGGCGATGGTCACCGCCGACTTCGGGTCGTTCGGCCCTGCACGGGGGTCGACTTCCGTGCGTACGGTCGGATGGGAGGTGGTTTCGGTGACCCAGGTCAAGTCGACAGATTCCGGCGCAACGAGGCCTTCCATCGCCGGTGCATGGCGCAACCAGCTGGGATCGTTCCTGACCGTCGAGGTCGACGATGACGGAGTGATCCGAGGGACCTTCCACACCGGTACCGGCTCGACACCCGACAAGACCTACCCGGTCGTGGGCTTCTGTGATGCCGACCGGATCGGCATGTTCATGGTTCTCGGGTTCGTCGTCAACTGGAGCGACAACCAATCCATCACCGTCTGGTCGGGTCTATACGACGCAGAAGCGGGCACCATCGACGCGACCTGGCTGATGACGAGTGAGACGGGTTCTGCCGACGAATGGAAGGCGACGATGGTCGGCCACGATGTCTTCCGGCGCGCCGCCTTCTAGGTCGTCGGGCTGACAGGGTGACCGCCGTCCTGCCGGCGGATGTCGGGCGCGGCCGGCGGCGCGGGGTCATCCTTGCTGTCCTGTGTGTCAGTCTCCTGCTGGTCAGCCTGGACAACATGATCCTGAACGTCGCCCTACCGGTGATCGTGCGGGCGATGCACGCCTCCTCGACCCAGCTGCAGTGGTTCGTCGACGCGTACGTGGTGGTATTCGCGGGGCTGCTGCTGGTGGCAGGCAGCATTGGAGACCGGCTGGGTCGCAAATGGGTCTTCATGGTCGGCCTCACCGTCTTCGGGGCGGGCTCCGCGGCGTCGGCCTTCTCGGGGACTCCGGACCGCCTCATCGCCGCCCGGGGCCTGATGGGCGTGGGCGGTGCTGCGATCATGCCGTCCACCCTCTCGATCCTCACGAGCATCTTCAGCGACGATGACGAGCGCGCCCGGGCCATCGGAATCTGGTCGGGGACTTCCGGGATCGGAGTGGCGCTGGGACCCCTGGCGGGCGGTCTTTTGCTCTCACACTTCTGGTGGGGCTCGGTGTTCCTGGTCAACGTGCCCATCGCGCTCGCCGGCCTGGCGGCCACCGCGCGGTACATCCCCAACTCCAAGAACCCGGATGCCAAACCTGCCGACCCAGCCGGTGCCGTACTCTCCATCGTCGGCATGGGGCTGCTCCTGTGGGGGATCATCGAGGCACCAACCCGTGGTTGGGAATCCCCGGTCACCATCGGCGTGCTCGCCGGGGCTGTGCTGGTACTCGGCATGTTCGTGGGTTGGGAACGGCGTTGCAGCCACCCCATGTTGGAGCTGGGCTTCTTCCGGTCGCCCAGGTTCTCGGTGGCGATGGGGGCGATGGCATCGGTGATCTTCGCCTTGATGGGCTCGCTGTTCCTGCTCACGCAGTACTTCCAGTTCTCCCTCGGCTACAGCGCACTCCAGACGGGGGTTCGGGTCGCGCCCGTCGCCGCCGTGCTGCTCGTGGTCGCGCCGCTGTCCAGCGTGGTGGTACGACTCGTGGGCACCAAGCCGGTGGTGTTCAGCGGGATGGCGCTGGTGGTGGCCGGTCTCGCGATCCTCTCGCGGGTCGGCGTCAGCTCCACGTACGCCGACTCGCTGCCCGCACTGTTCCTGCTCGGCATCGGGGCCGGCCTGGCCTTCGCGCCGTCCACTGACTCGGTGATGGGATCCCTCCCGCCGGCGCAATCCGGAATCGGCGCGGCCACGAACAGCACCGCAATCCAGGTTGGCGGTGCTTTGGGGGTCGGCGTGCTCGGCAGCATGCTGAACACTCGCTACCAGGGCCGGGTGGCGCCACTCCTGGCGCACAGAGCGATCCCGGCACCCGTCATGCACTACATCACCGGTTCTTTGGGAGGGGCACTCGCGGTTGCGCAGCAGCTCCCCGGCTCTCTCGGCTCTGCGCTGACGGCCCTGGCACGCGAATCGTTCGTGAGCGGGATGGG is from Acidimicrobiales bacterium and encodes:
- a CDS encoding avidin/streptavidin family protein; the encoded protein is MVTADFGSFGPARGSTSVRTVGWEVVSVTQVKSTDSGATRPSIAGAWRNQLGSFLTVEVDDDGVIRGTFHTGTGSTPDKTYPVVGFCDADRIGMFMVLGFVVNWSDNQSITVWSGLYDAEAGTIDATWLMTSETGSADEWKATMVGHDVFRRAAF
- a CDS encoding MFS transporter; the protein is MTAVLPADVGRGRRRGVILAVLCVSLLLVSLDNMILNVALPVIVRAMHASSTQLQWFVDAYVVVFAGLLLVAGSIGDRLGRKWVFMVGLTVFGAGSAASAFSGTPDRLIAARGLMGVGGAAIMPSTLSILTSIFSDDDERARAIGIWSGTSGIGVALGPLAGGLLLSHFWWGSVFLVNVPIALAGLAATARYIPNSKNPDAKPADPAGAVLSIVGMGLLLWGIIEAPTRGWESPVTIGVLAGAVLVLGMFVGWERRCSHPMLELGFFRSPRFSVAMGAMASVIFALMGSLFLLTQYFQFSLGYSALQTGVRVAPVAAVLLVVAPLSSVVVRLVGTKPVVFSGMALVVAGLAILSRVGVSSTYADSLPALFLLGIGAGLAFAPSTDSVMGSLPPAQSGIGAATNSTAIQVGGALGVGVLGSMLNTRYQGRVAPLLAHRAIPAPVMHYITGSLGGALAVAQQLPGSLGSALTALARESFVSGMGLALGVGAAVVAVAAVIVVLTLPNRPVASSP
- a CDS encoding GNAT family N-acetyltransferase, giving the protein MPSSEDPAKRTVHRSVELPLSRVLTIRAIRPSDRPGLVSLYRSLSENDRYLRFFTGHGPPKSFVEQMTRIEQRGGFGLVAVIEGPEAAPQLVGEASYGMLPNGNGELGITVAHDARGWLGPYLLDALTEEAAARGIPNLEAQVMVTNHQMLSVLRHRGLVHVDYADPAIAHVAIATRGKMPSWPPVHQQPRVLVEVPGGHWRAENAVREAGFEVLTCPGPQGGWDCCPALRGETCPLFEGADLVVDAVPGEQGAALLEAHRSARPSVPVCIVVPDAVDEGDSTVERIPRSSGEPIVVEILQRLAREHGLTPQPAKR